From the Xyrauchen texanus isolate HMW12.3.18 chromosome 37, RBS_HiC_50CHRs, whole genome shotgun sequence genome, one window contains:
- the LOC127630488 gene encoding apical junction component 1 homolog, whose product MTRTDSPDILTSTLYQDIKISPNSGLSQYSVSSKQCDSQMVGPLDQNFETINKRHCRSFDFIESLDEPKTFSSSMEYPYRSDQQTINKDVVWNGIGQWGHLRYSSPDLFNSRLFQQQISTDKGNDTARTSVHGKPRSKSAPRVRATLTPVPITVSLPATMRRRSPVDPQKRPEGLPNRETSHSINKALVNEVHPIKLQPHTPLYVSECFEENKQEKETQANTPHVKCRVDIKPDASVLQHTARKMSTHRSNVPWQLSSASGIRNLSFSSQMPTSRTPTPSECYSMDYRPAHQYSNTMYSSYIQPGEVPFERTSPRDPREYRTLSNPNIPTKFFYTDDPCRYPAQPPSRTYYQDDQYSINSSTSQNPSLSNQYVPDPRTRWVHTLPVRSYYGDTHREPMDAYYNRPYSVSEPGPYFISTPQTETYYQEDPRAYTFPSDPSKMLYTRPCHHPADLHVPMRTYHTEGRRRPRMSQVFSDDWHRSSIATYSSQYASSQATPQRVPSLSPWYPNDFTGPSRLGADVRNYSKSWDNILIPHMDREHGVSRGRSYENLPHHGRPGVPPNNSQQSVILNLSSSPRRYAALSLSENCLEKCASERQNSAGHHWFVTPEITITDNEIHAVNSSKRNGVSNRSQSANTTNLQRTSNPPEPTVRTNNNYSLQQSLEQLDELLADLVIDYKPQNSRQPSTDLIDQLKQLIEDDGTKEGKMETDQEDSGLLNTGSSKTSPDTLKDPDSGCEGFQRSVEDISLNNMTDEDDTMVCSNRKCVRKDTSFNACLYFKSCHSCYTYYCSRNCRREDWDIHKESCLYGRISSICRHILKHCRENSEIHKAFSRIARVGYLSRGRGVLFLGFPNPGTADNFLQVGLESLMISPTYLSLRELDSFKDNLGEYCKDLQDAGKQYDPTECFLLNVSIAVGDLVPKIPSPKLQTHTVRKYAKVSLASSSPDKKIFKKECEMETLILTPPPGTSEINKEGQEGRKAREICFINIQRELRTRGVFLRHEFPQIYTQLCEFVESNKRFTPTTIYPIDKRTGKQFMCMIMAASEPRMLDWVDAPHLLDDII is encoded by the coding sequence ATGACACGTACAGATTCCCCTGATATATTAACATCAACTTTGTATCAAGACATAAAAATTAGCCCTAACTCTGGGCTCTCACAGTATTCTGTATCTTCTAAACAATGTGATTCTCAAATGGTTGGCCCACTGGATCAAAACTTTGAAaccataaacaaaagacattgcCGTAGCTTTGATTTTATTGAGTCTTTGGATGAGCCAAAGACTTTTTCCTCATCCATGGAGTATCCTTACCGGTCTGATCAGCAAACAATAAATAAGGATGTAGTGTGGAATGGCATTGGACAGTGGGGACACTTACGTTATTCCTCTCCGGATCTGTTCAATTCAAGACTCTTCCAGCAACAAATTAGCACAGACAAAGGCAATGACACAGCAAGGACTAGTGTTCATGGTAAGCCTCGCTCAAAAAGTGCTCCAAGAGTTAGAGCCACCTTGACCCCTGTACCCATCACAGTCTCTCTACCTGCAACCATGAGGCGTCGATCGCCAGTGGACCCCCAGAAGAGACCTGAAGGTTTGCCAAACCGAGAAACCTCTCATTCAATAAACAAAGCTTTGGTTAACGAGGTTCATCCTATCAAGCTACAACCTCATACGCCACTGTATGTTTCTGAATGTTTTGAGGAGAATAAACAGGAGAAGGAAACACAAGCTAACACTCCCCATGTCAAGTGCCGTGTCGATATTAAGCCAGATGCCTCAGTTCTCCAGCACACTGCAAGAAAGATGTCTACTCATAGAAGTAATGTTCCCTGGCAGCTCTCCTCTGCATCAGGGATCAGGAACCTTTCTTTTTCAAGTCAGATGCCCACCTCCAGAACGCCTACTCCTAGTGAGTGTTACAGCATGGATTACAGGCCAGCACATCAGTATTCAAACACCATGTACAGTAGTTACATTCAGCCTGGAGAGGTCCCTTTTGAAAGGACTTCCCCTAGAGACCCAAGGGAGTACAGAACCCTGTCTAACCCAAACATTCCAACCAAGTTCTTCTACACAGATGATCCTTGCAGATATCCAGCTCAGCCACCCAGTAGAACATATTATCAGGATGACCAATACAGTATTAATAGCAGTACCAGCCAAAATCCCTCTCTCAGTAATCAGTATGTTCCTGACCCAAGGACTCGCTGGGTTCATACTTTGCCTGTGCGTTCATACTATGGCGATACTCACCGTGAACCCATGGATGCATACTACAATAGACCATATTCAGTGAGTGAGCCAGGGCCATACTTCATATCTACCCCTCAGACTGAAACATACTATCAGGAGGATCCAAGAGCATATACCTTTCCCTCTGACCCTTCAAAGATGTTATATACACGGCCTTGCCATCACCCAGCAGATTTACACGTTCCTATGCGAACATACCATACAGAGGGACGCCGCCGCCCACGTATGTCCCAGGTCTTTTCAGATGACTGGCACCGGTCAAGTATTGCTACATATTCCAGTCAGTATGCATCCTCACAGGCAACCCCTCAGCGAGTCCCATCGTTAAGCCCCTGGTACCCCAATGACTTTACTGGGCCAAGCCGTTTAGGCGCAGATGTCAGGAACTACTCAAAATCTTGGGACAACATACTTATCCCTCACATGGACAGAGAACATGGTGTTTCACGAGGCAGGAGTTATGAGAACCTTCCCCATCATGGGAGGCCAGGAGTTCCTCCTAATAATAGTCAACAATCAGTTATTTTGAACCTTTCTAGTTCACCCAGACGTTATGCTGCATTATCACTCTCTGAAAACTGTCTGGAGAAATGTGCTAGTGAAAGACAAAACAGTGCCGGGCACCACTGGTTTGTCACCCCAGAGATTACAATTACTGATAATGAAATCCATGCAGTGAACAGCAGCAAGAGAAATGGGGTATCTAACAGATCACAAAGTGCAAACACAACTAATTTACAGAGAACTTCGAACCCACCTGAACCCACAGTgagaacaaataataattattcacTGCAGCAAAGCCTTGAACAGCTTGACGAGCTGCTCGCTGACTTAGTCATTGATTACAAACCTCAAAATAGCAGGCAACCAAGCACGGATTTGATAGACCAACTCAAACAATTGATTGAAGATGATGGCACAAAAGAAGGGAAGATGGAAACAGATCAAGAGGATTCAGGACTTTTGAACACAGGCTCTTCAAAGACCAGCCCAGATACACTTAAAGACCCAGATAGTGGTTGTGAGGGGTTTCAGAGGAGCGTTGAGGATATCTCTTTGAACAACATGACAGATGAGGATGACACAATGGTGTGCTCCAACAGGAAATGCGTACGCAAAGACACTAGTTTCAATGCTTGCTTGTACTTCAAGTCTTGCCACAGCTGTTATACATACTATTGTTCCAGAAACTGTAGACGAGAAGACTGGGACATACATAAAGAAAGCTGTCTTTATGGTCGCATCAGTAGCATTTGCAGGCATATACTAAAACACTGTCGAGAGAACTCTGAAATTCATAAAGCCTTTTCACGCATTGCTAGGGTGGGGTATCTGTCCCGTGGCAGAGGAGTTCTGTTCCTGGGTTTTCCGAACCCAGGGACTGCAGATAACTTTCTCCAGGTTGGTCTTGAGAGCCTTATGATCTCTCCGACATATCTGTCCCTTAGAGAGCTAGACAGTTTCAAAGACAACCTTGGGGAATACTGCAAAGATTTGCAGGATGCAGGCAAGCAGTATGACCCAACTGAATGTTTCCTCTTGAATGTATCCATAGCTGTTGGAGACCTAGTGCCTAAAATTCCTTCACCCAAATTGCAAACACATACAGTTCGCAAATATGCCAAGGTCTCATTAGCCTCATCAAGCCCAGATAAGAAAATCTTTAAGAAAGAATGTGAAATGGAGACACTAATTCTCACTCCGCCTCCTGGGACATCAGAAATCAACAAGGAGGGCCAAGAAGGCAGGAAGGCAAGAGAGATTTGTTTCATTAACATACAAAGGGAACTTCGTACCAGAGGGGTCTTTCTTCGCCACGAGTTCCCACAAATATACACCCAGCTTTGTGAGTTTGTTGAGAGCAACAAAAGATTCACTCCTACCACTATCTATCCCATAGACAAGAGAACAGGAAAACAGTTCATGTGTATGATCATGGCAGCATCTGAACCAAGAATGCTGGATTGGGTTGATGCACCACACCTTTTAGATGACATTATATAA